CCGTGGGACGCGCGAACCGCGAGAACAGCACGCCGGTGGACAGCGCGAAGCCGAGCAGGCCGACGATCGTCTCCCCCGTGACGAGGACGTTGGCCGGCACGCCCACGGGCACGACGTTGCCGTAGCCGATCGTGGCGAAGGTGTGCACGCTGAAGAAGAACGCGCGCGCGAAGTTCCCGCCCATCGTGGCCGCGGCGGCGCCGCCCAGCGCGCCCGGCCCGCAGGCCATGAACGCCGCCGCGAACAGCAGGTTCACGAACAGGTAGCCGCCCACGAGCAACCCGATGAACCGCGGCCACGACAGGCTGAGCAGGGCGTGGTACAGACTGAGCGACGCCAGGCTGGGCAGGCCGCCGCGCTTGACGTTGAACGACCCGTCGCGGTTGAGCAGCCGCTGGGCGTGCTCCTGCCCCACGACAGTGCCGAATCCGAGATCCTTCGGCTCCTCCGCCGGGTTCGCCGGCCCGCCCACTTCGGCCGGCGTCACGTCGCGCGCCCCTCCGTGGGGGTCATGGCTCGCGCGCGCCGCCGGCCGCCTCGCGCGAGGCGGCGAGACTCGAGTCCACGCGGGCGCGGATGGCCTTGAGCTCGGCGTCCATCTTGAGCCGCGGCACCCCGTTCACCATCCAGTCGGGCGCCGGCGCGCCCTTGAGGTAATGGTCGAAGAACTGCGCCATGCGCATGGCGTAGTCGCGCTGGTTCACCGGCTTGGCCAGTCCGTGGTTCTCGCCCACGTACGTGAGGAGGATGACGTTCTTGCCCGCGTTGCGCAGATCGTTGTACCAGGTGATGCCCTGGTTGAAGTCCACGGCGCCGTCCTTGTCGTCCGAGAGGATCATCAGCGGCGTCGTCACGTTCTTGGTGTGGAAGGCCGGCGAGTTGCGCACGTAGGCGTCCCAGTTGTCCAGGAAGCTGCCCTTGAACCGGCCCTGGCTGGATTCGAAGATCTGGGCGTCGCCGATGCCGGCGTTCCAGTACACCGACCCATACATGCTCACCATGTCGGTGAGCGGGGCGCCGGCGATCGCCGCCGCGAAGATGTGCGTCTGCGTCACCAGAAACGCCGTCTGGTAGCCGCCCCATGAGTGCCCGTGCAATCCCACGCGCGCCGGATCGACGATGCCGGTGGCGATCGCCGCTTCCACCGCCGGGACCACGCACCACACCGCCGACATCCCGGGATCGTTCACGCGGTACACGATGTCCGGTTCGAGCACCGCGTAGCCCCGGCTGGTGTACACGCTGACATCCGGCGCCCGCGTATCGCTGGGCACCGTGTAGTTGTGCATCCCCTGCGACTCCTTCTCGTAGATCTCCACGAGGAGCGGGTACTTCTTGCCCGGCGTGTAGTGCGCCGGCAGGACCAGCGTGCCCTGCAGCTTGTCGCCCTTGGCGCTGGTGTAGTCGATGAGCCGCGTGCCGCTGGTCCACGCGAACTCCTTCTGCTGCGGATCGGCGTCGGTGAGCCGCGTACCCCCCGAGAACGACGCATTGGCCAGGTACCAGTCGGGGTAGTCGCGCGCCGTGGACCGCGAGTAGAGCACCACGGCGGCGTCCTTGGCCTTGAGGAAGTTGAACGCCGCGTCGTCCCACATGAGACGCACCGCCCCGCCCTTCTCGCCATCCACGCGCGACAGGCCGGCCTTCTTGGTCCATTCGCCGTAGGTCTGGAAGTACAACGGCGCGGACAGATCGATGCTCTTCTCGTCGGCGGCCACGAGCGCGCGGCGCTGATAGCGGATCTGGTCCCTGCGCCCGTCGCCCGTGAGGTTCACCGCGGGCGCCCCGGTGGCCGACACCTTCCACACGTCCCACCCGTCGGAGAGCAGCACCCAGGCGCCGTCCGACGACCAGCCCACCACCGGCTCGGGCGGCTGCACGAGGTTGTAGTGGTCGTCCTCCACATTGGCAAAGGTCACCGGCAAGCCGGCGGTGAGATTGCGCTCCTCGCCGGTGGCCATGTCGATGAGGTGCCAGTTGGCGTCCATCCCCCAGTACAGCAGGTGCGACCCGTCGGATGAGGGAACGACGCGCGTGATGACCTTCCGCACCGGACGGCGTTCGGCCCCCGTGCGCAGATCGATCGTGTAGATGTCCACGAACGCGCGCCCGGTGATGCTCTCGTCGCGCTGGTACGGCGCGTTGCCCATCGCGTAGGCAAAGCGATCGTGCGGGGCGATCGAGACGTCGCGCAGCGAATCGTTGGCCAGCCGGATCACCCGGTTGTCGGCCAGCCGGTACTCGGCCAGGTAGCTGTAGCGCTTGTCCTGCTGCTCCTGCACGATCTGCTGCGACTGGAGGCGCGGATCCTTCCAGTGCCACATGATGAGGGACGGAAGATCCTCGTCCGACGGCGCGCCCGTCTTGGGCTGATTCACGGTGCCGCCCATGCCCGGCGCGCCGGGCTTGATGAGCGACTGCATGTCGTTGCCCCGCCCGGCGCCGCGCGGCAGCGGCTTGGGCGCGTCGCGCAGGCCGAAGTACAGCGTGCGCAGGTCCTCCGACCAGGTGGGACCGCGGTCGGGACTGATCGCCAGCCCGGTCGGCGCGTCGGCGCGGCCGGCCAGATCGAGGTCGGTCTGCGTCGGGCCGCCGGGCCCGAAGCCCGTGAACGCCACCACGCTCACCGCCGTGTCGCGCGCCGCGCTGTCGGGCACGAGGCGCAGCGCCGCGAGCGCGAGGCCGCTGTCGGCCCACGCCAGCCGGCGGTAGATGGCGCGGTCGCCGTCGAGCGCGCGCACGACGCTGGTGCGCAGATCGCGGAGCTGGATGCCGTCGCCCGTGCGGTCACGCGTCTCGATGGTGTACGCCAGATACGTGCCCGTCTTGTCGAACCCGAAGTCGCTCACGTTGCCGATGTTCACGATCTCGCCCGACGACAGGTTGTAGAGCAGCAGATCCGAGGCGTCGATGCGCGCCGGCGCCGCGCCGTCTGCCGCGCCGCCGCGCCCGCCGCCCGCCGCTTCGGCCGCGCCGGCCGCCGCCTCCGGGGCATCGGTGTACAGCGCGATCCATTCGGGGTGGTCGCCCGCGAACGCGTAGCGGCGAATGCGCGGGAACCGCTGCTCCTTGCCCGTGGCCAGGTTCACCAGCGCCGCCTGCGATTCGGCGGGGCGGTGCGTTGCCCGCAGACGTTCCGCTTCACGCGTCGTGGGGGCAACCGCGAACAGCGCCCATCGGGAATCGCCGGAGATCGTGATCGCCGCCGGCCCGCCGCCGCGGCCGAAGCCCGCGGCCGCCACCACGCCCACCGGGAATCGGTGCTCGGTGTCGCCGGTCGTGGACCGGATCACCACCGAGGCGTCGCCGTCGTTGGGCACGAGCTGGTATGC
This DNA window, taken from Gemmatimonadaceae bacterium, encodes the following:
- a CDS encoding prolyl oligopeptidase family serine peptidase, translating into MSRRSPTLVVAVLAVAALAAAPERAVAQQPPAPGTAQMSIADLRAWKSIRGQAVSPDGRWLAYQLVPNDGDASVVIRSTTGDTEHRFPVGVVAAAGFGRGGGPAAITISGDSRWALFAVAPTTREAERLRATHRPAESQAALVNLATGKEQRFPRIRRYAFAGDHPEWIALYTDAPEAAAGAAEAAGGGRGGAADGAAPARIDASDLLLYNLSSGEIVNIGNVSDFGFDKTGTYLAYTIETRDRTGDGIQLRDLRTSVVRALDGDRAIYRRLAWADSGLALAALRLVPDSAARDTAVSVVAFTGFGPGGPTQTDLDLAGRADAPTGLAISPDRGPTWSEDLRTLYFGLRDAPKPLPRGAGRGNDMQSLIKPGAPGMGGTVNQPKTGAPSDEDLPSLIMWHWKDPRLQSQQIVQEQQDKRYSYLAEYRLADNRVIRLANDSLRDVSIAPHDRFAYAMGNAPYQRDESITGRAFVDIYTIDLRTGAERRPVRKVITRVVPSSDGSHLLYWGMDANWHLIDMATGEERNLTAGLPVTFANVEDDHYNLVQPPEPVVGWSSDGAWVLLSDGWDVWKVSATGAPAVNLTGDGRRDQIRYQRRALVAADEKSIDLSAPLYFQTYGEWTKKAGLSRVDGEKGGAVRLMWDDAAFNFLKAKDAAVVLYSRSTARDYPDWYLANASFSGGTRLTDADPQQKEFAWTSGTRLIDYTSAKGDKLQGTLVLPAHYTPGKKYPLLVEIYEKESQGMHNYTVPSDTRAPDVSVYTSRGYAVLEPDIVYRVNDPGMSAVWCVVPAVEAAIATGIVDPARVGLHGHSWGGYQTAFLVTQTHIFAAAIAGAPLTDMVSMYGSVYWNAGIGDAQIFESSQGRFKGSFLDNWDAYVRNSPAFHTKNVTTPLMILSDDKDGAVDFNQGITWYNDLRNAGKNVILLTYVGENHGLAKPVNQRDYAMRMAQFFDHYLKGAPAPDWMVNGVPRLKMDAELKAIRARVDSSLAASREAAGGAREP